Genomic DNA from Oryza sativa Japonica Group chromosome 5, ASM3414082v1:
GGCGGCGCTGGTGGCGCTGGCCGTCCTGGCCGCGGCgctcgcgacggcggcgcgcgccgagCAGTGCGGCGCGCAGGCCGGCGGCGCCAGGTGCCCGAACTGCCTCTGCTGCAGCCGCTGGGGCTGGTGCGGCACCACCTCCGACTTCTGCGGCGACGGCTGCCAGAGCCAGTGCAGCGGCTGCggcccgacgccgacgccgacgccgccgagccCCTCCGACGGCGTGGGCTCCATCGTGCCCAGGGACCTGTTCGAgcggctcctcctccaccgcaaCGACGGGGCGTGCCCCGCGCGCGGGTTCTACACCTACGaggccttcctcgccgccgccgccgcgttcccgGCGTTCGGCGGCACCGGCAACACCGAGACGCGGAAGCGGGAGGTCGCCGCGTTCCTGGGCCAGACCTCCCACGAGACCACCGGCGGGTGGCCGACCGCGCCCGACGGCCCCTTCTCCTGGGGCTACTGCTTCAAGCAGGAGCAGAACCCGCCGTCCGACTACTGCCAGCCCTCGCCGGAGTGGCCGTGCGCCCCCGGCCGCAAGTACTACGGCCGCGGCCCCATCCAACTCTCCTTGTAAGCACGCAGTATACGGTCACTGTCCACCTTGAATCTTTTCTAAGCTTTCTTGGTTTCGCATGCTGGTTTTCTGACCATGCCGATCccgccgtcgttgtcgtcgccggcggcggatgaATTGAGCAGCAACTTCAACTACGGGCCGGCGGGGAGGGCGATCGGGGTGGACCTGCTGAGCAACCCGGACCTGGTGGCGACGGACGCGACGGTGTCGTTCAAGACGGCGCTGTGGTTCTGGATGACGCCGCAGGGGAACAAGCCGTCGAGCCACGACGTGATCACGGGGCGGTGGGCGCCCTCGCcggccgacgccgcggcggggcGGGCGCCGGGGTACGGCGTGATCACCAACATCGTCAACGGCGGGCTGGAGTGCGGGCACGGCCCCGACGACCGCGTGGCGAACCGGATCGGCTTCTACCAGCGCTACTGTGGCGCGTTCGGCATCGGCACCGGCGGCAACCTCGACTGCTACAACCAGAGGCCGTTCAACAGCGGCTCGTCGGTTGGGTTGGCGGAGCAGTGACGACTGACgacgagaaaaataaaaaataaaatggaaacATTTGCACGGCCGCATCCGCATGTGCCGGTGAATTGAACGAGCTCCATCATGCATGATAGTTCAGTTCACGATGCTAATAATAAAGCTGGGCTATGAATAAATTAATCGTAGTATAGTAAATTGGTATAAATTGTAGGCGGTGGGATGTTTGGTTACAAGATCAACGGAACAATCGCGTGAAAGGAAACATAAAAACCCGGATACTGAGACAATTGCGAAAACTATTATAGAGAAGATTTAATCAACGTTGTAACGTTTAACAATAGAAATCACAATGTCAAGAAAATAATATGCTCCACATAAAAGAAGCGGAGTTTTAAAAAAGTGGCGACATATATATTATTAGTGAAAAATATGTTCATTTTTGGACCTTCCAACAGCCTCAATATTCGTGTtatatgaagaaaaaaattactcGTAGTAGCAAGAGGCATCAAACCTGTGACCTcactaaaatttttatattttggtcctttttgaaaacttattttacaaatgaacccctgaaaaaacttaaaccggaaatggtactttttggggcgccagagtggctggcgccgtcctccaaTATGGCAGCGCCAGCCAATTTGGCGCCTTCCCCATGCCACCGTGGCACCAGGGCCTACGTGGGCTTGCTGACTCGGCAGAGcggggcgccagccacactggcgccgcccCGCATAAGACGGCGCCAGCATGTCTGGCGCACCCCTCCTCTGTGGGCCCCACCAACTTTCTCCCCCCACTTCATTTTCGCCAAGTCTCTTCTGCCTCCGAGCAACGGCTGGCGCCCCCCAAGACGTAGTCCAAACCGACATATTATAACCAATGCATAACTTAAATTGTCCCAAAGCTACTActccacaaaaaatatttaatccacctacaaatatcaacaagtttactagtgcattacacatcgaaatattacaaatactcCGTCATACAATCCAACCTAGTTCTAATTAACTATAATCAATTTCTATAATGCAACCAAAATTTTCTCCCCTTTATATAATTAATAGTTAAAAATTTAACCTATAGGCTATAGCATCAAGTccatcaaattaaaattacttTCATGCCTCAACCCTAActtttcatccatccatccaaccaaaccatccaataattaacattaccacatatatggtTCAAAAAATCGTGACACCAATGAGTACATTGCAAACTTGTAGCACTACAACAAGCTAATCCCAAgaacaaatgctaaaaatcacaaatttgggaaaaaaaaaggggttctagggttaccctctgatctacaaattcaaccaataaaaacgaaaaaaaagaggggggaatGGAGGAGTCTACCTTTCTCTTCGATTTCCACAAAAAAATCGCGCGAAAAACGGCTTCAAATTGAGTGGATTTGAGGTGGAGGGGTGAGGgggagagaaaagggagaagaactgctgctgctgctcgggcTCAAGTCTGGCGAAAATGAgagtggggaggagaaaggtggtggggcccacggggtttAAGGGCGCGGCCcacagaggaggggcgcgccagcatggctggcgtcGTGGTGtgaggggcggcgccagtgTGGTTGGCGCCCCGCTTTGCCCAGTCAGCACCGCCACGACAGCGctagtgccacggtggcacggacACGGCGCCAGTGTGACTGGCACCGCTATGTtgggggacggcgccagccactctagcgcccaaaaag
This window encodes:
- the LOC4338718 gene encoding chitinase 2 precursor — translated: MSTPRAAASLAKKAALVALAVLAAALATAARAEQCGAQAGGARCPNCLCCSRWGWCGTTSDFCGDGCQSQCSGCGPTPTPTPPSPSDGVGSIVPRDLFERLLLHRNDGACPARGFYTYEAFLAAAAAFPAFGGTGNTETRKREVAAFLGQTSHETTGGWPTAPDGPFSWGYCFKQEQNPPSDYCQPSPEWPCAPGRKYYGRGPIQLSFNFNYGPAGRAIGVDLLSNPDLVATDATVSFKTALWFWMTPQGNKPSSHDVITGRWAPSPADAAAGRAPGYGVITNIVNGGLECGHGPDDRVANRIGFYQRYCGAFGIGTGGNLDCYNQRPFNSGSSVGLAEQ